Proteins found in one Takifugu flavidus isolate HTHZ2018 chromosome 7, ASM371156v2, whole genome shotgun sequence genomic segment:
- the tubgcp5 gene encoding gamma-tubulin complex component 5 isoform X1: protein MAHWTEFEKETEKETKKLIRCISGVEDEGDQNFQLAVKFAWSNFRFHRFLDVDSHKVQRSINGIYDKLMIHSDLSKAESWARLTNEFLNSPLPNTNGTKTEVHYSVLSLLLFLSGSPSNTDFTERPRVKEADQEDTFDWMKYLMEGEDFDTGPYPDTPEWSEEESEEDDSQQPISREDSGIQLDRTPQEDQDNSNKTMPVTWTVGEPDARAWLEQHIVTPYWVTQSPRFPHSLHLHSNLLNVWDQHLYNTDPLYLPEEKAFVTETQVIRETLWLFSGVKKHFIFQQHDGKISVRNNVVVTHLTSNCLHSVLEHIAVYGQAVFRLQRFIDEVTGYSSEPCPPSSGSSCSSRKGSEYEPPFRTYQAFVWALNKYFTSFKEELTTIERELVCNDETITLSAVLERLNPHLAQIKVLHRVFCTGVAEVPPETPNVVRASHLLNTLYKAIIEYDSAGEASEQVVALLFSLWTETVRPYLEIVDEWIVHGHLFDPAKEFIIQRNKDVPVNHRDFWYATYTLYSISETVENEEKLNDAASGSSGGDQGCSNRQLTMVSFLKPVLKQIIMAGKSMQLLKNLDSKDSEQSERSSRDAERKSLYTLFLESVQSRLCSQEGSPADTIHQQQATTRSLIKMQSIIAQHLEIDNIHDPLLAINFARLYLEQRDFHERFSGGDFIVDRSSQSVTCQTFELTLRSCLYPHIEKRYIECCGNLMKTLKKDYKILEYLQAMRNYFLLEAGDTMYDFYTAIFDKVQEKESWQQLSFLSVQLQEAVGQRHSEDSSRLSVFLEAIDPSRKKHPVNNLEVLTLSYKVPWPVDIVISSECQKIYNQVFLLLLQIKWAKYSLDTVRFSDLTDATRKVEEGSAEDVKGKEPIKEQVHRMCLLRVKLMHFVNSLHNYIMTRILHSTGLEFQHQVQEAKDLDQLIKIHYRYLATIHDRCLLREKVSFVKEAIMKVLNLVLIFSDRWQAGFGAWKIESIDKMESDFKNCHMFLVTILNKAVCRGSFPHLESLALSLMAGFEQC, encoded by the exons ATGGCGCACTGGACCGAATTCGAGAAGGAGACGGAGAAAGAAACCAAGAAACTGATAAGATGTATCAGTGGGGTCGAGGATGAGGGTGACCAGAATTTTCAGCTGGCAGTGAAATTCGCTTGGTCGAATTTTAG GTTTCATCGTTTTCTGGATGTTGACAGCCATAAAGTACAACGCAGTATAAATGG AATCTATGATAAACTTATGATCCATTCGGACCTGAGTAAAGCTGAAAGCTGGGCGAGGTTAACTAATGAGTTCCTGAACTCACCTTTACCTAACACAAATGGAACAAAG ACTGAAGTGCACTACAGTGtgctgtcgctgctgctcttcttaTCGGGATCCCCCTCAAATACAGACTTTACCGAGAGACCCAGGGTGAAAGAGGCCG ACCAAGAGGACACCTTTGACTGGATGAAGTACCTGATGGAGGGTGAGGACTTTGACACAGGGCCATACCCAGACACCCCT GAGTggtcagaggaggagagtgaggaagaTGACAGCCAACAGCCGATCAGCAGAGAGGACTCTGGGATCCAGCTGGACAGAACAccacaggaggaccaggacaacagcaacaagacaATGCCAGTGACATGGACAG TGGGTGAGCCTGATGCCCGGGCATGGCTTGAACAGCATATAGTGACACCATACTGGGTGACCCAATCTCCTCGTTTCCCTCACAGCTTGCATTTACATTCTAACCTGCTCAATGTGTG GGACCAGCACTTGTACAACACAGATCCATTGTATCTGCCAGAGGAAAAGGCCTTTGTCACAGAAACCCAAGTGATACGAGAGACATTGTG GCTATTTTCTGGTGTCAAGAAACATTTTATATTCCAGCAACATGATGGGAAGATTTCAGTAAGGAACAATGTAGTGGTCACTCATCTGACCAGT AATTGCCTACACTCAGTACTGGAGCACATTGCTGTGTACGGGCAGGCAGTCTTTAGGCTGCAGAGGTTCATAGATGAGGTGACCGGATACAGCTCGGAACCATGCCCGCCAAGCTCAGGCTCGTCCTGCAGTTCCAGAAAGGGTTCTGAATATGAGCCACCGTTCAGGACATACCAGGCATTTGTGTGGGCGCTCAAcaagtatttcaccagcttTAAAGAGGAGCTTACCACAATTGAAAGAGAGCTCGTATGTAATG ATGAGACCATTACTCTGTCTGCAGTTCTCGAGCGACTCAACCCTCACTTGGCACAAATCAAAGTGCTCCACCGGGTCTTCTGTACTGGGGTTGCAGAGGTCCCACCTGAGACACCAAACGTGGTGCGGGCCTCTCACTTGCTCAACACCCTCTACAAAGCCATCATTGAGTATGACAGTGCCGGGGAAGCATCCGAGCAAGTT GTTGCCTTGTTATTTTCTCTGTGGACAGAGACAGTCAGGCCATACCTGGAGATTGTTGATGAATGGATTGTTCATGGCCACTTGTTTGACCCTGCAAAGGAGTTCATTATCCAGAG AAACAAGGATGTCCCAGTAAACCACAGGGACTTTTGGTATGCCACCTACACGCTTTACAGCATATCTGAAACCGTGGAGAATGAAGAGAAGCTAAACGATGCAGCCAGCGGCAGCTCTGGAGGGGATCAGGGCTGCAGCAACAGGCAGCTCACCATGGTGTCCTTCCTCAAACCTGTCCTCAAGCAGATCATCATGGCTGGGAAATCCATGCAGCTCCTCAAGAATCTGGACAGCAAAGACTCTGAACAGTCTGAGAGATCATCTAGGG atgcagagagaaagagcttGTACACACTGTTTCTGGAATCAGTGCAGTCACGACTGTGTAGCCAGGAGGGGTCTCCAGCAGACACCATTCATCAGCAGCAGGCCACTACCAGGAGCCTCATAAAGATGCAGTCAATCATAGCACAACACCTAGAGATTGACAACATTCACGACCCATTATTGGCCATCAACTTTGCCAG GTTGTACTTGGAACAGAGGGACTTCCATGAGCGTTTTTCTGGAGGCGATTTCATTGTGGACCGCTCATCTCAGTCTGTAACCTGCCAAACATTTGAACTCACCCTGCGCTCTTGTCTCTACCCTCACATTGAAAAGCGCTACATTGAGTGTTGTGGGAACCTAATGAAGACTCTGAAAAAAGACTACAA GATACTAGAATATCTACAAGCTATGAGGAACTATTTCCTGCTGGAAGCTGGGGACACCATGTATGACTTCTACACAGCCATTTTTGACAAAGTTCAAGAGAAGGAAAGCTGGCAGCAGCTCTCTTTTCTTAGTGTTCAATTACAAGAGGCAGTGGGACAGCGCCACTCtgaggacagcagcag gttgtctgtcttcttggagGCCATCGACCCTTCCAGAAAAAAACATCCTGTTAACAATCTAGAGGTGCTGACTCTAAGTTACAAG GTGCCCTGGCCTGTGGACATTGTGATTAGCTCTGAGTGTCAGAAGATCTACAATCAAgtgtttctgcttcttctgcagaTCAAATGGGCCAAATATAGTTTGGATACAGTTAGGTTCAGTG ATTTAACAGATGCCACCAGGAAAGTGGAGGAAGGTTCAGCCGAAGACGTTAAAGGCAAAGAGCCAATCAAAGAGCAGGTTCACCGAATGTGCCTGCTGAGGGTAAAACTCATGCACTTCGTCAACAGTCTTCATAATTACATCATGACCAGG ATTCTTCACAGCACAGGACTGGAGTTTCAGCACCAAGTGCAGGAGGCGAAGGACCTTGACCAGTTAATCAAGATCCATTACAGATATTTGGCAACAATTCACGACCGCTGCTTGCTGAGGGAGAAG GTCAGTTTTGTGAAGGAGGCCATAATGAAGGTTCTTAATCTAGTCCTCATCTTCTCTGACCGATGGCAAGCTGGATTTGGGGCCTGGAA GATTGAGTCCATTGACAAAATGGAATCTGATTTCAAAAACTGCCACATGTTTCTTGTGACGATCCTGAATAAAGCTGTGTGTCGAGGCTCCTTCCCTCATT TGGAGTCTCTGGCCCTCTCGCTGATGGCAGGCTTCGAGCAGTGCTGA
- the tubgcp5 gene encoding gamma-tubulin complex component 5 isoform X2, which translates to MEQSFGSLQTEVHYSVLSLLLFLSGSPSNTDFTERPRVKEADQEDTFDWMKYLMEGEDFDTGPYPDTPEWSEEESEEDDSQQPISREDSGIQLDRTPQEDQDNSNKTMPVTWTVGEPDARAWLEQHIVTPYWVTQSPRFPHSLHLHSNLLNVWDQHLYNTDPLYLPEEKAFVTETQVIRETLWLFSGVKKHFIFQQHDGKISVRNNVVVTHLTSNCLHSVLEHIAVYGQAVFRLQRFIDEVTGYSSEPCPPSSGSSCSSRKGSEYEPPFRTYQAFVWALNKYFTSFKEELTTIERELVCNDETITLSAVLERLNPHLAQIKVLHRVFCTGVAEVPPETPNVVRASHLLNTLYKAIIEYDSAGEASEQVVALLFSLWTETVRPYLEIVDEWIVHGHLFDPAKEFIIQRNKDVPVNHRDFWYATYTLYSISETVENEEKLNDAASGSSGGDQGCSNRQLTMVSFLKPVLKQIIMAGKSMQLLKNLDSKDSEQSERSSRDAERKSLYTLFLESVQSRLCSQEGSPADTIHQQQATTRSLIKMQSIIAQHLEIDNIHDPLLAINFARLYLEQRDFHERFSGGDFIVDRSSQSVTCQTFELTLRSCLYPHIEKRYIECCGNLMKTLKKDYKILEYLQAMRNYFLLEAGDTMYDFYTAIFDKVQEKESWQQLSFLSVQLQEAVGQRHSEDSSRLSVFLEAIDPSRKKHPVNNLEVLTLSYKVPWPVDIVISSECQKIYNQVFLLLLQIKWAKYSLDTVRFSDLTDATRKVEEGSAEDVKGKEPIKEQVHRMCLLRVKLMHFVNSLHNYIMTRILHSTGLEFQHQVQEAKDLDQLIKIHYRYLATIHDRCLLREKVSFVKEAIMKVLNLVLIFSDRWQAGFGAWKIESIDKMESDFKNCHMFLVTILNKAVCRGSFPHLESLALSLMAGFEQC; encoded by the exons ATGGAACAAAG TTTTGGCTCCTTACAGACTGAAGTGCACTACAGTGtgctgtcgctgctgctcttcttaTCGGGATCCCCCTCAAATACAGACTTTACCGAGAGACCCAGGGTGAAAGAGGCCG ACCAAGAGGACACCTTTGACTGGATGAAGTACCTGATGGAGGGTGAGGACTTTGACACAGGGCCATACCCAGACACCCCT GAGTggtcagaggaggagagtgaggaagaTGACAGCCAACAGCCGATCAGCAGAGAGGACTCTGGGATCCAGCTGGACAGAACAccacaggaggaccaggacaacagcaacaagacaATGCCAGTGACATGGACAG TGGGTGAGCCTGATGCCCGGGCATGGCTTGAACAGCATATAGTGACACCATACTGGGTGACCCAATCTCCTCGTTTCCCTCACAGCTTGCATTTACATTCTAACCTGCTCAATGTGTG GGACCAGCACTTGTACAACACAGATCCATTGTATCTGCCAGAGGAAAAGGCCTTTGTCACAGAAACCCAAGTGATACGAGAGACATTGTG GCTATTTTCTGGTGTCAAGAAACATTTTATATTCCAGCAACATGATGGGAAGATTTCAGTAAGGAACAATGTAGTGGTCACTCATCTGACCAGT AATTGCCTACACTCAGTACTGGAGCACATTGCTGTGTACGGGCAGGCAGTCTTTAGGCTGCAGAGGTTCATAGATGAGGTGACCGGATACAGCTCGGAACCATGCCCGCCAAGCTCAGGCTCGTCCTGCAGTTCCAGAAAGGGTTCTGAATATGAGCCACCGTTCAGGACATACCAGGCATTTGTGTGGGCGCTCAAcaagtatttcaccagcttTAAAGAGGAGCTTACCACAATTGAAAGAGAGCTCGTATGTAATG ATGAGACCATTACTCTGTCTGCAGTTCTCGAGCGACTCAACCCTCACTTGGCACAAATCAAAGTGCTCCACCGGGTCTTCTGTACTGGGGTTGCAGAGGTCCCACCTGAGACACCAAACGTGGTGCGGGCCTCTCACTTGCTCAACACCCTCTACAAAGCCATCATTGAGTATGACAGTGCCGGGGAAGCATCCGAGCAAGTT GTTGCCTTGTTATTTTCTCTGTGGACAGAGACAGTCAGGCCATACCTGGAGATTGTTGATGAATGGATTGTTCATGGCCACTTGTTTGACCCTGCAAAGGAGTTCATTATCCAGAG AAACAAGGATGTCCCAGTAAACCACAGGGACTTTTGGTATGCCACCTACACGCTTTACAGCATATCTGAAACCGTGGAGAATGAAGAGAAGCTAAACGATGCAGCCAGCGGCAGCTCTGGAGGGGATCAGGGCTGCAGCAACAGGCAGCTCACCATGGTGTCCTTCCTCAAACCTGTCCTCAAGCAGATCATCATGGCTGGGAAATCCATGCAGCTCCTCAAGAATCTGGACAGCAAAGACTCTGAACAGTCTGAGAGATCATCTAGGG atgcagagagaaagagcttGTACACACTGTTTCTGGAATCAGTGCAGTCACGACTGTGTAGCCAGGAGGGGTCTCCAGCAGACACCATTCATCAGCAGCAGGCCACTACCAGGAGCCTCATAAAGATGCAGTCAATCATAGCACAACACCTAGAGATTGACAACATTCACGACCCATTATTGGCCATCAACTTTGCCAG GTTGTACTTGGAACAGAGGGACTTCCATGAGCGTTTTTCTGGAGGCGATTTCATTGTGGACCGCTCATCTCAGTCTGTAACCTGCCAAACATTTGAACTCACCCTGCGCTCTTGTCTCTACCCTCACATTGAAAAGCGCTACATTGAGTGTTGTGGGAACCTAATGAAGACTCTGAAAAAAGACTACAA GATACTAGAATATCTACAAGCTATGAGGAACTATTTCCTGCTGGAAGCTGGGGACACCATGTATGACTTCTACACAGCCATTTTTGACAAAGTTCAAGAGAAGGAAAGCTGGCAGCAGCTCTCTTTTCTTAGTGTTCAATTACAAGAGGCAGTGGGACAGCGCCACTCtgaggacagcagcag gttgtctgtcttcttggagGCCATCGACCCTTCCAGAAAAAAACATCCTGTTAACAATCTAGAGGTGCTGACTCTAAGTTACAAG GTGCCCTGGCCTGTGGACATTGTGATTAGCTCTGAGTGTCAGAAGATCTACAATCAAgtgtttctgcttcttctgcagaTCAAATGGGCCAAATATAGTTTGGATACAGTTAGGTTCAGTG ATTTAACAGATGCCACCAGGAAAGTGGAGGAAGGTTCAGCCGAAGACGTTAAAGGCAAAGAGCCAATCAAAGAGCAGGTTCACCGAATGTGCCTGCTGAGGGTAAAACTCATGCACTTCGTCAACAGTCTTCATAATTACATCATGACCAGG ATTCTTCACAGCACAGGACTGGAGTTTCAGCACCAAGTGCAGGAGGCGAAGGACCTTGACCAGTTAATCAAGATCCATTACAGATATTTGGCAACAATTCACGACCGCTGCTTGCTGAGGGAGAAG GTCAGTTTTGTGAAGGAGGCCATAATGAAGGTTCTTAATCTAGTCCTCATCTTCTCTGACCGATGGCAAGCTGGATTTGGGGCCTGGAA GATTGAGTCCATTGACAAAATGGAATCTGATTTCAAAAACTGCCACATGTTTCTTGTGACGATCCTGAATAAAGCTGTGTGTCGAGGCTCCTTCCCTCATT TGGAGTCTCTGGCCCTCTCGCTGATGGCAGGCTTCGAGCAGTGCTGA
- the chst7 gene encoding carbohydrate sulfotransferase 7, with protein sequence MKRRLHKKYLILILAYSGLLLLIPYVLDYRDKSAQQARNGLSQQPRCPDLENTVALLWDNGYKVNGSEATEHAANRSQSRTHIYLHATWRTGSSFLGELFNQHPDVFYLYEPMWHIWQALYPGDAGSLQGAVRDMMNALYRCDFSVLKLYAGSQNITTSFIFGWKTNKVICSEPLCDAHKRHEIGMVKEDRCAKCQKRDIRELERECKKYPVMVIKGVRVLDLSTLVPLVKDPAINLQIVQLFRDPRAVHNSRLKSKQALVKESIQVLRSKKQNDKYKRLLVPSSKVNRAEIYVSSAMELICDNWLSDMLLVMNAPPWLRRNYHRVRYEDLVLHPMEELQRMFRFANLSSFPALEKFALNMTHGQGYSSDRPFLISSRDAKEAIYAWRERLNVEQINQVEAYCSEVMRQLGYQKHSVDKTT encoded by the coding sequence ATGAAGAGGAGGCTACACAAGAAATACTTGATTTTGATCCTCGCATACTCGGGTTTGCTTCTTCTGATCCCCTACGTGTTAGATTACCGTGATAAATCCGCGCAACAAGCAAGAAATGGACTGTCGCAACAGCCCAGATGCCCTGATTTGGAGAACACGGTGGCGCTGTTGTGGGATAACGGATACAAAGTTAACGGCAGTGAGGCGACGGAGCACGCCGCCAACAGGAGCCAATCTAGGACGCACATCTACCTGCACGCCACATGGAGGACTGGCTCTTCATTTCTAGGGGAGTTGTTCAATCAGCACCCCGATGTTTTTTACCTTTACGAGCCGATGTGGCACATTTGGCAAGCTTTGTACCCGGGAGATGCGGGGAGTCTCCAGGGCGCCGTGCGCGACATGATGAACGCGCTGTACCGTTGCGATTTCTCCGTCCTCAAACTTTACGCAGGGTCGCAGAACATCACCACCTCGTTCATATTCGGCTGGAAAACCAACAAAGTAATATGTTCGGAGCCGCTGTGCGACGCGCACAAGCGCCACGAAATTGGGATGGTGAAAGAGGACCGGTGCGCAAAATGCCAAAAACGAGACATTAGGGAGCTGGAGAGGGAATGTAAAAAGTACCCAGTAATGGTCATCAAAGGCGTCCGCGTTTTGGACCTGAGCACGTTGGTTCCTCTGGTTAAAGACCCGGCGATAAACCTGCAGATTGTTCAGCTCTTCAGAGATCCCAGGGCTGTGCACAATTCCCGCTTAAAGTCCAAACAGGCTCTGGTGAAGGAGAGCATTCAGGTCCTCCGGAGCAAGAAGCAAAACGACAAGTACAAGCGGCTGCTGGTGCCGAGCAGCAAAGTGAACCGGGCCGAGATTTACGTCTCCAGCGCCATGGAGCTCATTTGTGATAACTGGCTCAGTGATATGTTACTGGTGATGAACGCGCCTCCCTGGCTGAGGAGGAATTACCACCGTGTCCGCTACGAGGACTTAGTCCTGCATCCcatggaggagctccagagaatGTTCCGCTTCGCCAACCTCTCAAGTTTTCCAGCTCTGGAGAAGTTTGCACTGAACATGACCCACGGCCAGGGGTATTCTTCAGACAGGCCCTTCCTGATATCATCCAGGGATGCAAAAGAGGCCATATATGCCTGGAGAGAGCGGCTCAACGTTGAGCAGATCAACCAGGTGGAGGCCTACTGCAGCGAAGTCATGAGGCAGCTGGGGTATCAGAAGCACAGCGTGGACAAAACAACATGA